A single genomic interval of Arthrobacter sp. NicSoilB8 harbors:
- a CDS encoding MFS transporter — MLAIGLIALNMRGPLVAVAPVVAQMQHDLGFTPVELGFLTGIPVLCFALAAPLASLAGRKLGPEFAITMTLLGVLLGVVVRSAGGGALVMLGTVILGVAITIGNIVVPLIIRRDFTPARQGAAMGTYTAALNIGSFLTSMVSAPLAELLGWRPAIAASGLFAVAAGAVWVIAVGRRAAFIPAAIPAADPRLPAGKLTSRWITAALTFGFAGQAFSYYGVTAWLPSLLADELGMAPSAAGAGSSLFQILAIVGGLGVPLAARFASTTAVGLTLGLLWLTVPVGLLLAPELWWLWCSLGGVAQGGGITLIFLAIIRLARDQASAARMSAIVQGTGYSFGAVAPTLLGYVHGTTGAWTGPLLLILCSVAAFILGTALSLRRVPKTH; from the coding sequence ATGCTCGCAATCGGTCTCATCGCGCTGAACATGCGCGGCCCGTTGGTGGCCGTGGCCCCGGTGGTCGCGCAGATGCAGCACGACCTCGGATTCACCCCGGTGGAACTGGGATTCCTGACCGGGATTCCGGTCCTGTGCTTTGCCCTGGCCGCGCCGCTGGCCTCGCTGGCAGGGCGCAAGCTGGGTCCCGAGTTCGCCATCACAATGACCCTGCTCGGCGTGCTCCTGGGCGTCGTGGTCCGCTCGGCGGGCGGCGGCGCCCTCGTCATGCTGGGCACCGTGATCCTGGGCGTCGCGATCACGATCGGCAACATCGTGGTCCCGCTGATCATCCGGCGGGACTTCACTCCGGCCCGGCAGGGCGCGGCGATGGGCACCTACACTGCGGCCCTCAACATCGGCTCGTTCCTCACCTCCATGGTGTCCGCGCCGCTGGCCGAACTGCTGGGCTGGCGGCCCGCGATTGCCGCAAGCGGACTGTTCGCGGTGGCGGCCGGCGCGGTCTGGGTGATCGCGGTAGGCCGGCGGGCGGCCTTCATTCCTGCCGCCATCCCCGCGGCAGACCCGCGACTTCCGGCCGGCAAGCTCACCTCGCGGTGGATCACGGCAGCGCTGACCTTCGGGTTTGCCGGGCAGGCGTTCTCCTATTACGGCGTGACCGCCTGGCTGCCGAGCCTGCTCGCCGACGAACTCGGCATGGCGCCCTCGGCCGCCGGTGCCGGATCCTCGCTCTTCCAGATCCTCGCCATCGTGGGCGGCCTGGGTGTCCCGCTGGCGGCCCGCTTCGCCAGCACGACGGCGGTGGGCCTCACCCTGGGGCTGCTGTGGCTCACGGTCCCCGTGGGCCTGCTGCTCGCACCGGAGCTGTGGTGGCTGTGGTGTTCGCTGGGCGGTGTGGCCCAGGGCGGCGGCATCACGCTGATCTTCCTCGCCATCATCCGCCTGGCCCGGGACCAGGCCTCGGCGGCCAGGATGTCCGCCATCGTCCAAGGGACCGGGTACTCGTTCGGGGCCGTGGCGCCGACCCTCCTGGGCTACGTCCACGGGACCACCGGCGCCTGGACCGGGCCGCTCCTGCTGATCCTGTGCTCCGTGGCCGCATTCATCCTGGGCACCGCACTGTCCCTGCGCCGCGTCCCGAAGACGCACTAG